ATTTTAACGAGTCCTAAGTCAACCATGCCTTTTGACATATCAAGACCTGTCACTTTCTCAACATTCTTTGCTTTTGCTAATGCGATAGTTAAATCCCCTGTTCCGCAAGCAAGGTCAAGACAATTGAGATTTTCTCTTTTTGGAAGATTTGCGATTGCTACTTTTCTCCAATATATATCAATACCAAATGAAAGAATGTGGTTCAAAAGATCATATGTTCCTGCGATTTTATCAAAAATTTTGTATGACTCTGTCTTTCTTTCCGACAATTGATTCGACACGATAATTTCCTTTTTTTGCTTATTTTCTATTATTCGCACATTATACCTGGCGCCATAAATGTGCAAGAGTCCTTTTATATTTAACAAGTTAGACAATTATTTTCTCTGGGTAATTACTTGTTTACGAAATATTTCAAAAGTGTTAAAACTAGCTGAAATAATTGGAGTTTTTTTAGTAATGGCATCTTTTTTTGAATCAGTACCACAGAGTGTATTAGATAAAATAGATTCACTTGAGTTGAAAGTAGAGGGGACGAACTGTCTTCAGGCTATTTCATCTCTACTTGAAAAAACAGTCCTCTCTGGTGGTAAGAGACTGCGCCCAATGCTGACTTTCATGATGGGAGAGCTATTCTTTCTCGAGTCTGAAGGTGTGGTTGAGTGTGCTAAGGCCATTGAAATGGTTCATGGAGCCAGCCTTGCTCATGATGATGTTGTTGATAATGCAACTCAAAGAAGAGGTGAGCCTTCAATTAATATTGTTGCTTCAAATAAGTCAGCGGTTCTTGCTGGCGATTATCTTCTTGCTGATGTTATTCACCGGTTGGCGCATCTTGGTGATATTGAAGTCATTCGTCAGATGTCTGATGTTATAAAAGAGCTCGCTCTCGGTGAGTGGATCCAGTCTGATGCGATTGAGGAGAGAAGTTACTCTCGAGAATTAATCGAAAAAATTGCACAACATAAAACAGCTTCAGTTATGAGCTTTTGTACTTGGGCCCCTGCTCATATAAGTAAAGCTCCTGCTGAAATAGTTGCCAGTGCTCACGAATTTGGTCGTCGTCTAGGTCTTGCTTTTCAGTTGATGGATGACACTCTTGACTATAGTGATAATTCTCAAAAAGATGTTCTTTTGGATGTCAAAAATAATATTGTTAACTCTGTTGTACTTGAATGGCTTGAGTTAAACCCTGAAGCATTTGCAAAGTATCGTGAAGGTACTGATCTTATCGACCTTTGGAATGAGAGTCACCTCGAAGCAGCTGTTGAAACAGTTAAGTCTCGCGCCCTTTCTCATATGGATGTGGCCAGGGATTGTTTATCAAAAATTGCTGCTTATCATGAATCTCAAGGACAAAGCAAAGAGGTGATTGATCAAAGACTAGCACCTCTTAACTTTATTATTGATTTTATTATCACTCGCGATATTTAAATCTTAAAAACTGCCCAAATAGGGAAGTGATCACTAGCGCGCTTAAGTTCAATACTCTTTTCACTAATACAAGCACTTTCATCTAATTTTTCTTTTCTCGGCTTAAATTCTCTAGGAATATCTTTTGCTTTGATACATACACCACTTGTTTCATCTGGATAGTAAATCCCTGCATCAATTACTTTTAAGTTCTGATAAACCATATAATCTAGTGTCAGCTTTAAACGATCTTTGCCGAAGTGTTGTTGCTCATGTGTGTGGCCTGGCTTATCAATCCATAGATTCGTGTTCTTAAACAATCTTCTCAGCACAATAGAGCCTGGATGATTATCTTCAATTGAAGCATTCCAGTCACCTGTTGCAATATAAATAGCATCTTTAGGCAGTGGCCTGATATGTTGAAATTTCTTTGGAAGATTGACAGGAATGTCAGTTCCACCAGTTAAGTACCACTCTAAAAATCTTAACTGGTCGCGATTCCTTTCATAATTTGGAGATTTGCGATTTCCAAAATGATATGAAGGAACTGTGTGCAGTGAGATAAAGTGAACTTCTTTATCATTGACCTCTATAACGATATCACTAAAACCTTTATCAAATAATTGAATGTTTTTTGGGAGCTTCTCTCCATTGTCTCTTCTAAACTTTGAAAGTTTAATGTCTTTATTAAAGTCTCGCCAGCGAAGATCTGTGATAATTAGCTCTTCTTTGATAGGATAACTAGAAAGCACGGCACTTGAATACTGCCCAGGGTAAAGACCAAAGTTGTCTTGGTCGGCCTTTCCTCGTGTTTGTCTTGTTAGTTGAGTCTCGTACGAACCTTTTGTTTTTCGTGCATTTTTTCCAGTGTTAGCTTCGTAGAAACTAATCGCATGTTCCATTGGATCTTTGCCAAGAAGTTGTAAGAACGTTTGTGCATTTTGTCCTGTCGTGCGGTAGCGATAGTTAGGAACGTACATTTTATCAAATTGGATTTCATTGATATTTAAAATATTAAACTCTAGTGAATTTAAAATACTCTCTACTGCTTTAAATTGGGCGTTGTCTTTGTCGACCTTCTTTGTTTCTAGTTCTTTGATATTCCAATGAACAACTTTGAAAGTATTATCTTTGCTTAAAAATAGAGAACAGCTCGAAAGAGTTAAAGTGATAAAGAGTAGTTTTAATAATTTCATCTTTTATTTCCTGCCTTACAAAAATTGATTCCGAAAGTAAGGTCTGAGAGTGCCATGAAGCATCTTTCATTGCCGTGGAATGTTTGCCTTGGAAATTTTCTTAGGCTTGAATTTTTATAGAGAGACTTATCTTTTGAGGAAGGACGTGGCCCCTCGGCTTTTTTGATGTTTATTTCGACAAGGCATTCC
The nucleotide sequence above comes from Bacteriovorax sp. Seq25_V. Encoded proteins:
- a CDS encoding polyprenyl synthetase family protein; this translates as MASFFESVPQSVLDKIDSLELKVEGTNCLQAISSLLEKTVLSGGKRLRPMLTFMMGELFFLESEGVVECAKAIEMVHGASLAHDDVVDNATQRRGEPSINIVASNKSAVLAGDYLLADVIHRLAHLGDIEVIRQMSDVIKELALGEWIQSDAIEERSYSRELIEKIAQHKTASVMSFCTWAPAHISKAPAEIVASAHEFGRRLGLAFQLMDDTLDYSDNSQKDVLLDVKNNIVNSVVLEWLELNPEAFAKYREGTDLIDLWNESHLEAAVETVKSRALSHMDVARDCLSKIAAYHESQGQSKEVIDQRLAPLNFIIDFIITRDI
- a CDS encoding endonuclease/exonuclease/phosphatase, producing the protein MKLLKLLFITLTLSSCSLFLSKDNTFKVVHWNIKELETKKVDKDNAQFKAVESILNSLEFNILNINEIQFDKMYVPNYRYRTTGQNAQTFLQLLGKDPMEHAISFYEANTGKNARKTKGSYETQLTRQTRGKADQDNFGLYPGQYSSAVLSSYPIKEELIITDLRWRDFNKDIKLSKFRRDNGEKLPKNIQLFDKGFSDIVIEVNDKEVHFISLHTVPSYHFGNRKSPNYERNRDQLRFLEWYLTGGTDIPVNLPKKFQHIRPLPKDAIYIATGDWNASIEDNHPGSIVLRRLFKNTNLWIDKPGHTHEQQHFGKDRLKLTLDYMVYQNLKVIDAGIYYPDETSGVCIKAKDIPREFKPRKEKLDESACISEKSIELKRASDHFPIWAVFKI